From Ostrinia nubilalis chromosome 9, ilOstNubi1.1, whole genome shotgun sequence, one genomic window encodes:
- the LOC135074880 gene encoding large ribosomal subunit protein eL38: MPREIKDIKDFLLKARRKDAKSVKIKKNPENVKFKVRCSRFLYTLVITDKEKAEKLKQSLPPGLQVKEVK; this comes from the exons ATG CCGCGTGAAATCAAGGATATAAAAGATTTTCTGCTGAAGGCGCGCAGGAAAGATGCCAAAT cTGTCAAAATAAAGAAGAACCCTGAAAATGTGAAGTTCAAGGTTCGCTGCTCACGGTTCTTGTACACACTCGTCATCACTGACAAGGAGAAGGCGGAGAAGCTTAAGCAGAGCTTACCTCCGG GTCTCCAGGTTAAGGAAGTTAAATGA